A part of Thermococcus sp. LS1 genomic DNA contains:
- a CDS encoding DUF499 domain-containing protein codes for MRLGSFEVWDDVMDEALDKQVAPELGDVVSGNAPEIYTDSREFFRRTYFTDSMLEIIGKLVETLEGGERHNIFLIYSLFGGGKTHTLLTLYHAFKEPDAMLDPEVLAGHDPEKREKIRGLAERIKALGGVKIVPVYGKGRLGQPSKPLEVGPYRVRTVWGYIAHALGRYYIVERDDENATVPEIDTLRELFRGERVILLVDEIVDYFDNLYNSGSEDDRRYAKNVDNFFDRLSTALLGSGSAMVMTLPMEKKEGMFEVEKEYNREVVMAIWGAVSRVGGSELYSPLRTSGAGNELVEVLKKRIFKGVDDEERVKTLTRMRSELSNTDVFGHAHNLEDELRRSYPFHPEYVDVLRTIIERTGLQRTRDMLRITRIVVRELVRRYTETGFAPSMIMPHHIDLKHEKLRGMLFGKSETFMDYATIVDTDIERDKFKDFTNPGLAEIILKYVFLRTYPFDSPVPLPGFPTADSIARGVYEPNEFDANRWLPTDIGDTVEEITASVRFVYLNKKDKVLWFWRVANVAQMVDSKARELLEMRPGEVWNELVKYVNRMVKERKSLTSTRGKGAKIEDHVTFFKEQYIIVAKDPQEFHDTPDYKLQVLVRDDVDERTLRKLIYAYGTGTRTYRNTVVVCYPVEGSFKPLLETTARIMACDEVIRDIEVKYGKFGEEVVKIQMNMVKDIRGKALEDLETQIVNSFRGVAYPEDDEVRVTKAPSSSKSVVENVYSALLSKGKIVDEFDFDWLVETLRGVGVEVLRPEGYRVSELIAIIRMNTRLPMIEDSHISEAIKNAVLDLRIGLERDGEVFFKKVHKEVPSSEEEGNPPSAVKPRDLILPREAALHRQVCNLLKKEKDLIVPRGDKDFRVKTWYEVYSPSSEIGIPLKSLVTGGEDCKVKDEYFDMVLWGHIVERRKEVPADCEFDLSVTVYQISGKPGTNVSNEIVIRPYGEMPFSLELTTDYGRLEPNEVRFENPQETKEVTVTWYGTIPEHSTTVTVIGKSCEGKQNPVKHEVSFRLVPEVDPCEFETRELKEEYINTTKLLLIRELRDLEALTSMPDTLTGHITGELEIAKSDGVYWESEFENIEREVFVYMVREMEEFFEAKAEIKVKFSLQEPPILDDILFEKLKILNGKVVFKLRKEEC; via the coding sequence ATGAGGCTCGGTTCCTTTGAGGTCTGGGACGACGTGATGGATGAGGCCCTCGACAAGCAGGTGGCCCCGGAGCTCGGGGACGTTGTGAGCGGAAACGCCCCTGAGATATACACCGACTCAAGGGAGTTCTTCAGGAGGACTTATTTCACCGACTCGATGCTCGAAATCATCGGCAAGCTCGTCGAGACCCTCGAAGGCGGTGAGAGGCACAACATCTTCCTCATTTACTCCCTCTTCGGCGGCGGTAAGACCCATACACTCCTCACCCTTTACCACGCCTTCAAAGAGCCGGATGCGATGCTTGACCCTGAGGTTCTGGCCGGCCACGACCCTGAGAAGAGGGAGAAAATCAGAGGTCTGGCGGAGAGGATAAAGGCCCTTGGCGGTGTTAAAATCGTCCCAGTTTACGGCAAGGGCAGGCTCGGCCAGCCGAGCAAGCCCCTTGAGGTCGGGCCGTACAGGGTGAGAACCGTCTGGGGTTACATCGCCCACGCCCTCGGGAGGTATTACATCGTCGAGAGGGACGACGAGAATGCCACGGTTCCGGAGATTGACACCCTGAGGGAGCTCTTCAGGGGAGAGAGGGTAATCCTTCTCGTTGATGAGATCGTGGATTACTTCGACAACCTTTACAACTCGGGGAGCGAGGACGACAGGCGTTATGCCAAAAACGTGGATAACTTCTTTGACAGGCTTTCCACGGCCCTGCTCGGCTCCGGAAGCGCGATGGTCATGACGCTCCCGATGGAGAAAAAGGAGGGCATGTTTGAGGTCGAGAAGGAGTACAACAGGGAGGTCGTCATGGCCATCTGGGGCGCCGTCAGCAGGGTCGGCGGTTCCGAGCTTTACTCCCCGCTGAGGACTTCTGGAGCGGGCAACGAGCTCGTTGAGGTTCTCAAAAAGAGGATTTTCAAAGGAGTTGACGACGAGGAGAGGGTTAAGACCCTGACCAGAATGCGCTCGGAGCTTAGCAACACCGACGTCTTCGGCCATGCGCATAACCTTGAGGACGAGCTCCGGAGGAGTTACCCGTTCCACCCGGAGTACGTGGACGTCCTCAGAACGATAATCGAGAGGACCGGCCTTCAGAGAACGAGGGACATGCTCAGAATCACGAGAATCGTTGTAAGGGAGCTGGTCAGGAGATACACCGAGACGGGCTTTGCCCCCTCGATGATAATGCCCCACCACATTGACCTCAAACACGAGAAGCTGAGGGGCATGCTGTTCGGCAAGAGCGAGACCTTCATGGATTACGCCACCATCGTTGATACCGACATTGAGAGGGACAAGTTCAAGGACTTCACCAACCCGGGACTTGCGGAGATAATTCTCAAGTACGTCTTCCTGAGGACGTATCCCTTCGACTCGCCCGTTCCCCTGCCGGGTTTCCCAACGGCTGACTCCATCGCGAGGGGTGTTTACGAGCCGAACGAGTTTGACGCCAACAGGTGGCTCCCAACGGACATTGGTGATACCGTTGAGGAGATAACGGCAAGCGTCCGCTTTGTGTATCTCAACAAGAAGGACAAGGTTCTCTGGTTCTGGCGCGTCGCCAATGTGGCCCAGATGGTGGACAGCAAGGCCAGGGAGCTCCTCGAAATGAGGCCCGGTGAGGTGTGGAACGAGCTCGTCAAGTACGTGAACAGGATGGTCAAGGAGAGAAAGAGCCTCACCTCAACGAGGGGGAAGGGGGCAAAGATTGAGGATCACGTGACGTTCTTTAAGGAGCAGTACATCATCGTGGCGAAGGACCCGCAGGAGTTCCACGACACTCCTGATTACAAGCTCCAGGTGCTCGTGAGGGACGACGTTGATGAGAGAACTCTGAGGAAGCTGATTTACGCCTATGGAACCGGTACGAGGACGTACAGGAACACGGTCGTTGTCTGTTATCCAGTTGAGGGAAGCTTTAAACCTCTCCTTGAGACGACGGCGAGGATAATGGCGTGCGATGAGGTCATCAGGGACATCGAGGTCAAATACGGCAAGTTTGGAGAGGAAGTCGTCAAGATACAGATGAACATGGTGAAGGACATTAGAGGCAAGGCCCTCGAAGACCTTGAGACTCAGATTGTGAACTCCTTCAGAGGGGTGGCTTATCCAGAGGACGATGAGGTTCGCGTCACCAAGGCCCCGTCCAGCTCAAAGTCAGTCGTTGAGAACGTTTACTCCGCTTTGCTCAGCAAGGGCAAGATCGTGGACGAGTTCGACTTTGACTGGCTCGTGGAGACCCTCAGGGGCGTTGGTGTGGAAGTTCTGAGGCCCGAAGGATACAGGGTCTCGGAGCTCATCGCCATAATAAGAATGAACACGCGCCTGCCAATGATTGAGGACAGCCACATTAGCGAGGCCATAAAGAACGCCGTTCTCGACTTGAGGATCGGCCTTGAGCGCGATGGGGAAGTGTTCTTCAAGAAGGTTCACAAAGAGGTTCCAAGCTCTGAGGAGGAGGGTAACCCGCCCAGTGCCGTTAAGCCGAGGGACCTAATCCTGCCGAGGGAGGCCGCCCTTCACAGGCAGGTCTGCAATCTGCTGAAGAAGGAGAAGGATTTAATCGTGCCCAGGGGGGACAAGGACTTCAGGGTGAAGACGTGGTACGAGGTTTATTCGCCATCATCGGAGATTGGAATTCCGTTGAAGAGCCTCGTAACTGGAGGGGAGGACTGCAAGGTAAAGGACGAGTATTTCGACATGGTTCTCTGGGGCCACATTGTTGAGAGGAGAAAAGAAGTGCCCGCAGATTGCGAGTTCGATCTGAGTGTCACAGTGTATCAGATATCAGGAAAACCAGGGACGAACGTGTCAAATGAAATTGTGATAAGACCATACGGAGAGATGCCGTTCTCTTTAGAGCTAACAACTGACTATGGAAGACTTGAACCCAACGAAGTTAGGTTTGAGAATCCCCAGGAGACTAAAGAAGTAACGGTAACCTGGTACGGCACCATACCTGAACATTCAACAACAGTAACAGTAATAGGAAAGAGTTGCGAGGGGAAGCAGAATCCCGTGAAACACGAAGTGAGCTTTAGACTTGTTCCTGAGGTGGATCCCTGTGAGTTTGAAACAAGAGAACTAAAAGAGGAATACATAAACACAACCAAGCTGCTCCTTATCAGAGAGCTCAGGGACTTGGAAGCACTAACATCCATGCCAGACACTTTAACTGGCCATATAACCGGAGAACTTGAGATTGCCAAGTCCGATGGCGTTTACTGGGAAAGTGAATTCGAGAACATCGAGAGAGAAGTCTTTGTGTACATGGTCAGGGAAATGGAAGAATTCTTTGAAGCAAAGGCAGAGATTAAGGTAAAGTTCTCCCTTCAGGAGCCCCCCATCCTCGATGATATTCTCTTCGAGAAACTCAAAATCCTGAACGGCAAAGTTGTCTTCAAGCTCAGGAAGGAGGAATGCTGA